Proteins from a single region of Scylla paramamosain isolate STU-SP2022 unplaced genomic scaffold, ASM3559412v1 Contig36, whole genome shotgun sequence:
- the LOC135097914 gene encoding uncharacterized protein LOC135097914, with amino-acid sequence MKQAGVAYFRGKSRTSRPSAREASVFPRAAWRPGQSVDNVIEKKKRKMGVHCGTAEARLLCEVCGRWHTNPSCPSCVEDQCDLCERCGLLFPHPPPEHTCEVGNPASSGSHSIEVGQNGGVEGPRRRTSQGDIPRGGGGRDSPRPGPSGLSGNVFNSSETSSPSLPTQDTPQAEADHDECSMAGESADADLDERGMPEEPRLIDSRENFMRSFTRHQYDIPDHVSRDPLGLLTEYREFFIREIRSYFTSHGSPFPPTLKIFSHISLLLVKFSTLGEDEHRVIHIAFRARLITYQDVSDLVDLWIHQLNSRLESLTSETEGSGFIISRVQNFFINYCLHVACSGIGDYVAYPRGVRGGNEIFNPDGRHSSCVIQCLAAFRLHARGVPWKRIPKILRRRHGGEKYVTRGKVDSPVTWENLSQLERLNRLSLDVYTLTKSGEIYYLTLSRKGSRKYKTVVSLLLLGGKHMTLIKDVEKLHRKLTRSSPTPEGHQFCKVCFSSVPKSVSLSDHECHCDFTQTLLFPGDGEKVKFKNFAYTYQPAYLAFFDFETMIKPKENRSVIAEHDPIGYSYLIINRHGDVVEKRSYFGEDPVNNFIDSLSNAWGIIKESVVSYPISMSAEDEAHFKRQRHCELCHQPFNVKTPPHKHHDHSLPQNNYKGALCARCNLQCRDMRKYLITLAHNMSFDVSLIIKDLHLPESHVDILAKSESHLLKVRIKELQFQDTLSIMNADLGHLAQSHVQAGYSTRYAQEMVNYLPEDVRRVICTQKQFLCYEYITDLGRLEDRQLPPREAFYDTLKGKALPPGEYEHAQSVWSMTSCRTLGDYIRLYCEIDVGLLADTYLKYRSYLHEFYGLDVTHYVSLSSYAYDAFLKSTGVQLDPPYDPNMYHLIKRNVRGGFVTCVRPHLQSNHQPDGGPGTYVFYLDYNSLYRVQRVDQPSNYSSR; translated from the exons atgaaacaggcaggtgttgcctacttccGAGGCAAGTCACGCACCTCGCGACCATCTGCgcgggaagcttcagtgtttccccgcgcggcatggcggccgggacaaagtgttgacaatgttatagaaaaaaagaaaagaaaaatgggtgttcattgtggaacagcagaggcgcggcttttatgtgaagtgtgtgggagatggcaCACTAATCCATCCTGTccctcatgtgtggaagaccagtgtgatttatgcgagcggtgtggacttctgtttccacatccaccgccagaacacacctgcgaagttggcaatcctgcttcttctg gctcACACTCGATTGAGGTTGGACAGAACGGCGGCGTAGAAGGCCCACGTCGGCGGACGTCACAAGGCGACATCCCAcgcggaggcgggggaagag actcgccacggccgggaccgagtggattatcggggaacgtattcaattcttccgagacttcaagtccttcactacctacacaag acacgccacaagcgGAGGCGGACCACGATGAGTGCAGCATGGCGGGAGAGTCGGCGGATGCAGACCTTGACGAGCGCGGGATGCCGGAAGAACCGCGGTTAATTGactcgagggaaaattttatgaggagcttcaccagacatcaatatgacatacctgatcatgtaagcagagatccactcggtctacttaccgaatacagggagttctttatacgggaaattagatcatatttcacgtcacacggctcgccattcccccccaccctgaaaatattttcacacatttctctgttactagtgaaattctctaccttaggggaggatgaacatcgagtcattcatattgcttttagagcacgactgatcacctatcaagatgtgtctgaccttgttgatttatggatccatcagctgaacagtcggctggaaagccttaccagcgagactgaaggatctggttttatcatttcaagagtacagaattttttcatcaattATTGCTTGCACGTCGCatgtagtggcataggagattatgttgcttatcctagaggcgtgcgaggagggaatgaaattttcaatcctgatggccgacattcatcctgtgttattcagtgtttggcggctttcagacttcatgctcgaggtgtaccttggaaaagaattccaaaaatattacggagacggcatggcggagagaaatacgtcacgcgcggaaaagtagacagtccagtgacttgggagaacttgagtcagttagaaaggttaaatcgcctgtctctggacgtttatacactgacaaaaagcggtgagatatactatttaacattatcaagaaaaggctcgcggaagtataaaactgtagtctcactccttttactaggtggaaaacatatgacgctcattaaagacgtggagaagctgcaccggaaattgacgagaagcagccccaccccagagggtcatcagttttgcaaagtatgtttcagctcagttcccaagtctgtcagtttgagcgatcacgagtgtcactgcgacttcactcaaactcttctctttccaggtgacggtgaaaaagtaaaatttaaaaattttgcctacacctatcagcctgcatacttagcattttttgattttgaaactatgataaaacctaaggagaataggagtgtgatagctgaacatgacccaattggttactcgtatctcatcatcaataggcatggagatgtcgtggaaaagagaagttatttcggtgaagatcccgtgaataatttcattgatagcctatccaatgcttggggaatcatcaaggaaagtgtagttagctatccaattagcatgtctgcggaggatgaagcccacttcaaacgtcagcgtcactgcgagctctgccatcaaccctttaatgtgaaaaccccacctcataaacatcacgaccactcattaccacaaaataattacaagggggctttgtgcgcgcgatgcaacctccagtgtcgtgacatgaggaaatatctcatcactctggcacataatatgagctttgacgtctccttaatcataaaagaccttcacttgccagagtcgcacgtggacatccttgccaagtcagaatcgcatttattgaaagtaaggattaaggaattgcagtttcaggacacgctttccattatgaatgctgacctcggtcatctcgctcagagtcacgtgcaggcgggctatagcacgcgttacgcccaggaaatggtgaattacctccccgaggatgtaaggcgtgtaatttgcactcaaaaacagtttctttgttatgagtacatcaccgaccttggccgcttagaagatcgacaattgccacctcgtgaggcattttatgacacgctcaaggggaaggccctgccacctggagaatatgaacacgctcaaagcgtgtggagtatgacatcctgccgcactttaggcgattacataagactgtattgtgagattgatgtgggattattagccgacacatatctcaaatatagatcatacctgcatgaattttatgggctggacgtgacacattacgtgtcactgtcttcttatgcttatgacgcttttttaaagtcgacaggcgttcaacttgatccaccttacgatcctaacatgtatcacctgatcaaaagaaatgtacgaggaggctttgtaacttgcgtcaggccacacctgcagtcaaaccaccAACCCGACGGCggacccggcacctatgtgttctatctggactataattcattatat